The window ACGATCCCGATCATCTCCAGCGTGCTTCCAACAGTTATGAGCATCGTCCCGCTATTGTAGCCTGGGGTCCCGGATTTGGCGAATCAGACCGGGGGGTAGTAATGCTCGAAGCCAGTCATGATATCTCAAAATTGGGTAATAACCCGGCCAGTGTTGCAGCACAGCGTGCTTTTTTCAACTTCGCCTTCTATACCTCTTCTTCCAGGTCGGAGGCCATACCTTCCATTGCTGACCTGCCCCCAATCATTTTTTCAGGGGAACCACAAGCCCTTTCCGTTACTTTTCCGGTTGGCATTGACCCCGATGACTACAGCATCCAGTGGTCGGCAAGTTGCGGGGGGGTATTTTCACCCAACAGCACCTCGCAGTCAGTATCTTTTACACCTGATGCCACCCCTTCACCGACAAACTGCCAGATCGCAGTGACGGTAACGGATGTTTGCGGCAGGGTAACTTTTGATACAGAGTCGGTTACAGTTACCTGCAACCTTGGATTATCATCCTCGGTTACCAATCCCTGCTATAATACCCCGAACGGTGGAGCAATAACGGTAACGGTTTCCAGTGGTTCCGCCCCTTACGCGTACAGCTGGACCAGGACTGAAGGCGGTTCAGGATCAGGCAGTGCCCCTGCATCACCATTCACAATTACAAATCTCCAGGCCGGCAGTTATACCGTTAATGTTTCGGAGAATGGCGGTTGCTCGGCAAGTTTTAATGTAACCCTCAGCCAATCTCCCCAGATCATTATCACCGCAACGCCCACGCCCGTTACCTGCAACGGCGGCTCCACCGGCAGCATCAGCACCAGCGTGAGTGGCGGTATTCCAGGCTTTACCTATGCCTGGACGAAAATCGGTGTTCCCGGCTTTTCAGCTTCCACTGCCAACCTGAGCGGGCTGTCAGCCGGAACCTATAACCTCACGGTGACCGACAGCAAAGGTTGTGTGGAAACCAAGGAGGTGGTGGTGACCCAACCGGACGACATTACAATCACACCATCGGTGACCAACGTAACGTGCAAAGGATTCAACAACGGGCAAATCTCGCTCAGCGTGAGCGGTGGCAACCCCGGCTATACCTACCTGTGGAACGACGGCAACAGCAATCAGAACCGCACCGGCCTGGCGCCCGGAAGCTATTCGGTGACTGTGACCGATTCGAAAAACTGCACCAAAACCCTGAGTGGGATTGAGGTGACCGAGCCTGCAGCAGCCCTCACTGTGGTGCTTGATTCGAAGGTGGATGTGGAGTGTTTCGGACAATCCACCGGTGCGATCAATATTACAGCAAGCGGTGGCACAGGCTCATACAGCTACAGTTGGACAGGCCCGGGTGGCTTTACCTCGGATGATGAAGACCTCAGCAGCCTGGCTGCCGGCAACTATTCGCTTACTGTTACCGACGCCAAAAACTGCACAGCCAGCCTGCAGGTAACCATCGGTCTGAATCCTGCAATGGTGCTGAGCACTACGCCCACCTCTCCCACCTGCCCGCCTGACGGCGACCAGAATTTTGCCGATGGCGCCATAACCCTTACGGTTAGCGGAGGCGCCGGATCCTACACCTTCGACTGGGCCGACATTGGCAATCCCGGAGAATTCACCGACCCGCAGAACCGGACCAATCTGATGGCAGGCACCTATACAGTGACGGTGAAAGACGCCAACAACTGCACTGCTACCACCTCGGTTACGCTCAATTATCTGAATCCCAATCCGGTGCAACCTTCATCCATAGGACAATAAAACCCGAAACAATGAAAAATAAGAATTACACTAATAATATGGAAGCAAATAAAATTGTATTCACTAGTTTATCTCCCAGGGTAACATTCAGAAAAATCTGGCTGGTATTGTTACTTTTATTGATCCTTCCAGTTTCAATGATTGCACAGGTAACCAATACAAAAACGGTTGATAAAGCCACAGCAGCACCCAACGACATGTTAAATTATGGTGTAACAGTTGGTTATCAGGGGAATGAACAACTCATAAACGTACGGGTAATTGATCCCATTCCCACCGGAACAAGTTACGTTACAAGCAGTGCCAATGCAGGTGGTACCTATGGTTCCTACACTCCCCTGGCCGGAGAAAATGGCCTTGATACTGAGGGAGGCCCATTAGGAACAGTTACACTTGAAACCAGTTTAACACCAACCGTAAATTTTATCATTACAGGCAACAGTATCACACTTACATTTAATGTAAAACAAAACAGTGGCTCAACGGTAAATAATGTTTCACCAGCAGATTTTACTGTTGAGGGTGGTAGCTATACCATTATTTCAGGCCCGACACCAACTTCACAGAATGTACCAACCGGTGCAACTGGTGTTAACTTTTCATGGGTCATTCAGCTTGATCAACCCGGGGAATATGTTTTTTCTGCGTCTGCAGCCAATGATACCGAAACTTATATCTGGCCATCGGCAACATCAACAAGTGTGTTTTCAGCTTTGCACGGAGGTACCAATGTAGTTGCATGGAGCCTGGGTTCAAATACCGCTGCTATACCCAACGAAATCATCATCAGCGGTGCTCCGGCCGGAGTTTATGGTTTCAGGGGTAACACTACACAAACCTTCTCGCGTTATGGTTTAACCAGTGCAGGATGGACAGCCAGGCAAGATTATGGCTTTAATATAGCCAAAGGTGGGGCATTGACAACTGACGGAGATTCCATCATTTATGGGCTTCAGGGTGGTGGTCAGCAAAGATTTAGGAAGTATAATACAATTACAAACCAATGGACCGCCCTCACCAACACAGGAGCAAATGTCAATGAAGGGGGTGCTTTGGTGTTTCTCAGCATTGGTGGAGCAGATTCTGTTTACGCTTTTATGGGTAATGGGAAGGGATTTCGCCGGTACAACGTGACTGCGAATACCTGGACGGCCAGAGCTGACGCGCCGGAAAATGTAAAGTGGGGTGGAGCACTTACTACCGACGGCACATACATTTATGCTTTTAGAGGGGATGGCAAAAAAAACTTCTGGAAATATGATCCGGCAACAAATACATGGTCATCCCTGGCTTTAATGCTTGAAAATGTCAAAGCGGGAGGTTCTTTAACTTATCTCAATGGTCATATTTATGCTTTTCAGGGAGATGATAAAATCGGATTTTACCGATATAACATCATCGCAAATAGCTGGACAAAGATGGCAAATACACCTGCCAAAGTGAAAGAAGGCGGCGCTTTGACAAATGATGGTACAACTATTTACGGCTTACAGGGTGACAATTTTAACGGTTTCTGGCGCTACAACCCAGCTACAGATACGTGGACAACCCTGTCAAATTACTACAACAATCTAACTGTTAAGGATGGTGGTGCGCTGGTTTATGTGCCTCAGGCAGAAGTCAATGGTCTGTTAAATACTATTCATTCTTCAAGCAGCCTGGTTATTTCAGGAAGCAACATTGTAATAACAATGGAATTGATTGCCTCCAGCCCAGTTAGCGATGTTACCCCCGGAACAGTATCTGTTTCTGGGAATAATGGTGCTAGCGCAACTTATGTGAGCGGTCCAACCATAATAAGCACTGATGATGACATAGTTGATGCAAACGATAAGGTGATCTACCAATGGGTATATACCGCTAACTCCGGAACCAACCCGGGAAGTCTGACCTTCACCGCCGGTGCCACCGGTAATGGTGGAACCACTGATTTTGGTTCAGCAACCACAAACAGCACCCTGGTTACACCTTTGCTTACTTTCCAGTCTAGTGTTGATGAAACGGCTCCATTGGTCATAAAAAACTCGGCAATCTTAACTGAAACCTCGGGTAGTATTTTTAATTCAACAAGTAATGTTACTGAAACTTCAACTGCATGCAATTTAAACGTTGAAATTACCGGTTACACCAATGTTTCATGCTTTGACGGTAATGACGGTGAGATTGATCTTACTGTAA is drawn from Bacteroidales bacterium and contains these coding sequences:
- a CDS encoding SprB repeat-containing protein, whose protein sequence is MKIKIVNKQWSELIRKPSFTFFPLMLALFLFMNQQGYSQTTTYMTIPQGSFIVNMGVTPQTINNGLKPYGLLYALLQANCPVYWVINPSKIKDGTDFSYNGTDFKGGPFIIDAQYRSAAVDAIISNWVAQGVVGITNTSPIYDVPVFLTFWNLPSFTMDLKNGSIAVKFFVNAGIPASAYGGASSNWKNPADLDCCDDIFVMPHADPIWLTHGRLYTWNEECKGAIWLGCHAGSALEDMFKNTAPVDHNLQTNFLAEKTGPAIGGGPYYQNALILWGNHSNGTPPYSYDHPTDPIMQFMGTIDAATQNGSEQIFIPLAPGWRPTTKVGVYDPDHLQRASNSYEHRPAIVAWGPGFGESDRGVVMLEASHDISKLGNNPASVAAQRAFFNFAFYTSSSRSEAIPSIADLPPIIFSGEPQALSVTFPVGIDPDDYSIQWSASCGGVFSPNSTSQSVSFTPDATPSPTNCQIAVTVTDVCGRVTFDTESVTVTCNLGLSSSVTNPCYNTPNGGAITVTVSSGSAPYAYSWTRTEGGSGSGSAPASPFTITNLQAGSYTVNVSENGGCSASFNVTLSQSPQIIITATPTPVTCNGGSTGSISTSVSGGIPGFTYAWTKIGVPGFSASTANLSGLSAGTYNLTVTDSKGCVETKEVVVTQPDDITITPSVTNVTCKGFNNGQISLSVSGGNPGYTYLWNDGNSNQNRTGLAPGSYSVTVTDSKNCTKTLSGIEVTEPAAALTVVLDSKVDVECFGQSTGAINITASGGTGSYSYSWTGPGGFTSDDEDLSSLAAGNYSLTVTDAKNCTASLQVTIGLNPAMVLSTTPTSPTCPPDGDQNFADGAITLTVSGGAGSYTFDWADIGNPGEFTDPQNRTNLMAGTYTVTVKDANNCTATTSVTLNYLNPNPVQPSSIGQ
- a CDS encoding DUF11 domain-containing protein, which encodes MKNKNYTNNMEANKIVFTSLSPRVTFRKIWLVLLLLLILPVSMIAQVTNTKTVDKATAAPNDMLNYGVTVGYQGNEQLINVRVIDPIPTGTSYVTSSANAGGTYGSYTPLAGENGLDTEGGPLGTVTLETSLTPTVNFIITGNSITLTFNVKQNSGSTVNNVSPADFTVEGGSYTIISGPTPTSQNVPTGATGVNFSWVIQLDQPGEYVFSASAANDTETYIWPSATSTSVFSALHGGTNVVAWSLGSNTAAIPNEIIISGAPAGVYGFRGNTTQTFSRYGLTSAGWTARQDYGFNIAKGGALTTDGDSIIYGLQGGGQQRFRKYNTITNQWTALTNTGANVNEGGALVFLSIGGADSVYAFMGNGKGFRRYNVTANTWTARADAPENVKWGGALTTDGTYIYAFRGDGKKNFWKYDPATNTWSSLALMLENVKAGGSLTYLNGHIYAFQGDDKIGFYRYNIIANSWTKMANTPAKVKEGGALTNDGTTIYGLQGDNFNGFWRYNPATDTWTTLSNYYNNLTVKDGGALVYVPQAEVNGLLNTIHSSSSLVISGSNIVITMELIASSPVSDVTPGTVSVSGNNGASATYVSGPTIISTDDDIVDANDKVIYQWVYTANSGTNPGSLTFTAGATGNGGTTDFGSATTNSTLVTPLLTFQSSVDETAPLVIKNSAILTETSGSIFNSTSNVTETSTACNLNVEITGYTNVSCFDGNDGEIDLTVNDAVGTYTVSWVGPDSYQSSVEDISGLEAGTYTVTVTDSKDCVDQTSVTLTQPTALVSSLISKTDIDCFGENTGTVNFSGYGGTSTYTYSIDDIEYFPSGTFTGLAAGTYTAYVKDANSCGPATFSFTITQPSAPLAVDVNVSQPTCFVDGSITLDVSGGTSPYTYDWLDLPGSNNPKNRSGLLQGDYDVTVTDAKGCSVATGTFT